In the genome of Luteitalea pratensis, the window GTGGGCCCGCCGCGTCGCTGTACGGCCCGGCATTCGGCGCGGTGCTGTCGGTCGAGCCGCGGTCGGCTTTCGTCGCCGTCGGATCGCCGGTCGTCGTCCACCACGGCCGCCGCCTCGTCACGTCCTGACAGGGCAGCCACCGCCGGACAAGTCCGGTGGCTACACATCGTCCGCAGGCCGAAGGCCGACTGACGAAGGCCGCGCGATGAAGGGCGGCCTGGACCGTTCTGCCTATGGCGTCATGCCCGCGTCCATCGCCGGGTTCCGATCGTGGAAGTCGAACGGTCGCAGGGCGAACTCGTGCCAGAGCACGGGCATCACTGGCCACTCCTCGGCGCGAACCATGTGGTGCATGCCGAAGGTGTACCAGAGCACCACGTCGGTTGAGGTAATCGATCGATTCCCCTTCGTGTAGGCGGGCAGCCCCTGGCCGGGCGTGCTGAGCGTCGGGTAGTCGCCGGCGGCGTAGCGCTCCGACGCGGCATAGGGCGTGACCCACAGGTGATGGTTGATGAACCCGGCCCGCTGCCGCGCCACGTCGTCGGGCGTGAGCAGGGTGTGGATCGAGTGCGCCGGCAGCAACTGATAACTCGTCGGATATCCGACGTGGTTCTCCTGCTGGCTCGTCACGCGCCACAGAGCCGGCGCGTGCATGTCCATCGCCAGCTGCGCAGCCTGCTCGGTGTCGATCCTCCTGGTCTCCGTGACCCAGATGCTGCGGCGCGGGTGATCGGGCGGCAGTGTCCTGGCAACGATCGCATCCTGGACGAACTGGTTGGTGGGTCCGTCGACGTCCATGTCGAGCCGGAAATTGAAGTAGTGATCGTGATTGATAGCCACGACGTGGTCCTCGACGAAGCGCCCGTATGCGTCGGCCCTTGAACTCGGCCCATTTGTGGACGCCACTCGCGCGTCCTTCGCGGTCGTCATCTTGGTCTCGACGATGCCGGTGGCGCCGAGGGCGACCTTGATCTGTCCGTCCGGGAGGAAGCGCCAGTCCACCACGTAGTCGTAGTTGCCGATCGTGGCAATCATGCGCACGACGAGCTCGCGCTGGGGGCGCCCTTCGTCGCTGTGCCGCCAGATCATGTCGCCACCAGTGCGCTCGAAGATGCACGCCACGCGCGGCTTGTCCTTCGGCCAGCCGGCGTCCTCCGGCACAACGCTGTCGATGTAGGTGGCGTACGCGGGGCAATCGACGCCGGGGCTGAGCGAGTCGGCCAACCCGCCCGCCGAGAACTCGCCGGCGTCGATGAAGGTCCGCACGTACCAGTCCTTCTGCGGTGACATGTACGGCACGAAGATCTCGGACAGGTGGCCTTCGTAGAGCACTGGCCGCTCCCGGTCGCCATCGCGCCACGTGGCGGTGGACACGATCATGCCGACCCGCGAATCAGGCCGTACGTGGAATCGCCAGCGATCCCACGACACCATGTGCCCCTTCAACGTGTAGCCGGGGCCGGCTGGCTGACGGACTTCGAGTGGGGTGGCGTGCTCGCGCAAGGCACCCACCGCGGCCCTGTCGAAATCGTTGCCGCCAGGTACGGCGGGCACCGGTTCGTCGTCGGTGAACTCCAGGATCTCCTTCGCGTGCATGTCCATCACCACGACGAGACCCTCGATCCGGCGCGCCCAGGTATTGCGATAACCGGACCGCTGCCGGCAGGAGAGCACACCGAGTCGCTTGCCGGCGTATTTCGGCTCCTCGAAGTTGCCGGGCGGCACCGCGATGCACGTCACGAACTGCGCGTTGGTGATGCCGCGTTTCTTCAGGGCCTCCGCAAAGCGAGGGTCCTTCATCGCCTTGTCGACGACGTCGGCGCCGAACTCGCTTTCGAGCCACATCGGCTGCACGCCCTTGCGCTCGGTCCACGACACGAGCCTCTTGCCGGTGATGTCCACCGTCGCCTCGAAGACGGCCGGGCCCTGCGAAATGACGACCTCCGCGGAGCGGGACATCGGCGCCCCAGGCTTCCACGCCCACACCGCCGCCTTGTCCGGAGCCTTGAGTGACAGGCGCGTGAACCGTGTCGCGTCGGTCAACTTGCCTGCCTGCTGGAAGATCTCGAGCACCGCGAAGTGCTCCTGGCGCGACAGCGGGTCGAGCGGGTGCAGCGCCGCTTGCGCCTGCGCTGCCGGTGAGACGACGACAGACACGGCAACGCAAAGACATGCGACACGCAAGGCGCGGAACATGGTCGACCCTCCTGGGGGACAGTGGAACGGGGTGGGCTGCGTACGGATTAGACGCGAGGCAGCCGTTACGAAGCAACTCTCTCGCATCAGAATGAGTGCGCTTCAGGTCTCAGGTCTCAGGCTTCAGGCCGCGGGCCAGGTCTCAGGGTTGGCGTGAGACCTGAGACTTGAGACCTGACCTGTGCTTCCGCAGCAGTTCGTACAGCACCACGCCGCCTGCCGTCGCGACGTTCAGCGAGCCCTTCACACCCTGCATCGGGATGCGGACGTGCACGTGGCAGCGGGTCGCCACCTCCGCGGCCAGGCCCTCGACCTCGTGGCCGAAGAACACGGCCACCGGCCAGCGCGGGGCCCAGTCGTACAGATCGACGCCTCCGGGTGTCGTCTCGATTGCCGCAAGCTGCCCGCCGGCGCGCTCGAACGCATCCATCCACGTCGGCAGGTCGTCCACACCCACCCACGGCACGCTGTCCTCGGCCCCGAGCGCCGTCTTGGCGATCTCCTTGCGCGGCGGGCGTGCAGTGATGCCCGACAGGACCACCTCGCGGACGCCCGCGCCATCGGCGGTCCGGAAGAAGGACCCGACGTTGTACAGGCTGCGCACCTGGTGGAGGACGACGGAGACGGGGAGGGTCACGGCGTCTAAAGGGTACCGGGTACCGGGCACCGGGTACCGGGTACCGGGTAAGGAATCGGGAATCGCTCGCGTTAGGCGTTAGGCGTTAGGCGTTAATGAGTACACTCGGCCTATGCGCCTCCTGAAGATCCTTGCCACTGGGATCGCCGTGGCGGTGGCGGGGCTGGGGCTGATGCGCGCCGAACAGCCTGCGCCGCAGCCGCAAGCGCCTCGGCGGCCGAACTTCCTGTTCCTCTTCGCCGACGACATGCGCGCCGACACGATTGCCGCGCACGGCAACCCGCACATTCGAACGCCTACACTCGACGACCTGGCCCGCCGCGGTTTCAGCTTCCGCAACGCGTACGTCTTCGGCGGCGACAGCGGCGCCGTGTGCGTCGCGAGCCGCGCGATGCTGATGAGCGGTCGCACGCACTTCCATGTGGAGACAACCACGCTGTCCAACGCGCCGCTCCTGCCAGAGCTGCTCGGTCGGGCCGGCTACGTGACGTTCGGCACCGGCAAGTGGCACAACGGCGAAGCCTCATGGCTGCGTGCGTTCCAGCGGGGGCGCACGGTGATGTTCGGCGGCATGTCGGACCACACGAAGGTGCCCGTGAAGGATCTCGGGCCCAACGGCCAGCTGACGGCGGCACGCGTCGAGACCACCTTCTCGAGCGAGCTGTTTGCCGATTCCGCCATCGCGTTCCTGCGCGAGCACAAGGGGCCGGCGCCGTTCTTCGCCTACGTCGCCTTCACCGCCCCGCACGACCCTCGCCAGCCCCCGCCAGCGTTCCGTGAGGCCTACTACGACAGCCTGCCGCCGCTGCCGGCGAACTTCCTGCCGCAGTTCCCGTTCGACAACGGCGCCATGCGTGGTGGCCGCGACGAGAACCTCGGCGCGTGGCCACGCACCGAGGCCTTGGTGCGCGGCCAACTGGCCGAGTACTACGGCATGGTGACGCACCTCGACGGCCAGATCCGCCGCATCCTCGATGCGCTCGAGGCGTCAGGGCACGGAGGCGACACCATCGTGGTGTTCGTTGCCGACAACGGCCTCGCCCTCGGCAGTCACGGACTGCTTGGCAAGCAGAGCGTCTACGAGCACAGCACGCGAGTCCCGATGATGATCACCGGGCCTGGTGTGCCGGCCGGCCGGAGCAGCCAGGCCTTCTCCTACGTGCACGATCTCTTCCCGACGATCACCGGACTGGCAGGTGTCGCGTCGCCAGCGGGCGTCGAGGGTTCGTCGCTGCAGCCCGTGTGGGAGGGTCGTGTCGAGCGCACGCGCGACTCGCTCTTTCTC includes:
- a CDS encoding sulfatase-like hydrolase/transferase, producing the protein MRLLKILATGIAVAVAGLGLMRAEQPAPQPQAPRRPNFLFLFADDMRADTIAAHGNPHIRTPTLDDLARRGFSFRNAYVFGGDSGAVCVASRAMLMSGRTHFHVETTTLSNAPLLPELLGRAGYVTFGTGKWHNGEASWLRAFQRGRTVMFGGMSDHTKVPVKDLGPNGQLTAARVETTFSSELFADSAIAFLREHKGPAPFFAYVAFTAPHDPRQPPPAFREAYYDSLPPLPANFLPQFPFDNGAMRGGRDENLGAWPRTEALVRGQLAEYYGMVTHLDGQIRRILDALEASGHGGDTIVVFVADNGLALGSHGLLGKQSVYEHSTRVPMMITGPGVPAGRSSQAFSYVHDLFPTITGLAGVASPAGVEGSSLQPVWEGRVERTRDSLFLAYMATQRAVRDERWKLIAYPKLGHLQLFDLRGDPHEITNLIERPEYAGEVARLQALMRTWQSRLGDAAPVPATNRQPPGIDLTGTAREPDQWQPDWIVKKYFGG
- a CDS encoding TrmH family RNA methyltransferase, which produces MTLPVSVVLHQVRSLYNVGSFFRTADGAGVREVVLSGITARPPRKEIAKTALGAEDSVPWVGVDDLPTWMDAFERAGGQLAAIETTPGGVDLYDWAPRWPVAVFFGHEVEGLAAEVATRCHVHVRIPMQGVKGSLNVATAGGVVLYELLRKHRSGLKSQVSRQP